The genomic segment tgtgaaataaaaagttaaaaagaatttaatttaaaaaaagtatttggtGGGGCCTGAGttcagattattttctcaaagTACAAGATGTCTTCAGTCTACATATACTCTTTGTGAAGTGGCTGAGTAAGCCCAGTCCGTCTCTTCTGTATACATCAGTGAGCCCGGTGCCCAAACGAACAGCAGCACTTGGAGGACGTGGACTAAGTGATTGTTTCGAAGCTGTTGTGGCAGGTtacactgtgttgttgttcctgAGGTTGAGCAGAAGAGCGATAAATCAACACCGCTCTCCCAGGGGGGGAAAGGGTCAGACGCTGTTTGTTGAAGCCTTCTCCTtccttcagcagctgctgctcgccGTGCTGCAGATGGAGGGCAACGGAGCGACTTCACCTTTACTGTAGAAGCAAAAGAACCCACTGACTCTTGAATTGTATTACCGcttttgtttgggttttgcATAAGGGAGGAGTGAAATTATTCCCTTCttatatgtatgtgcatgtttgtgtgtctgtgtggaacCTGCAGCATACATTATAGACGCCGTTGGCCTTACAATCCTACCCAGCAGCACAGTGCCGAGCGGGACCCCGGTGACCATACAGTGCCAGGTCCGCGTCAGTCATGACGGCATCCCACACCCGACTCATACTTTCCAGCTGACGCAGGACGACATTGCCATCCACACCTCTACCACCACAGGAGACAAGATCGTATACGAACTCAACCCGGCCAGGGCGGCCGACTCCGGGAGTTATGAATGTCAGGTCACAGTCAAAGACAAGAGCAAAACCAGCTTCAGCCAAAAACTCGACGTCACAGGTAAAGCTGGAGATGGGGGTCAACTTATGCCTGTAAGACCAAACtagtgatatttttttcccccaataatTCATATTACTGCATACCATGTTTCACGGCATGATAGAAGATGCTTCATGCTGTAAAGAACCATTTTCAGAGACCTTCACTTGATCATCAATCACACTAAACATTAAACTAAACACAAGTAATGGTTTCATAATTATAAAAGTTTTGAGCGGAGaccatttttaaaacactgtcttGGTATCTTGTTCATTGATTCTCCCAACATTAGCCAATGTTATATTCACTGTCACTGATCTGAAAATTTCCTGACCTTTGTAATTTCTTGCATTAGACATGTTGCATTACAGCCGctgacattcattcattttgcatgTTAGAATTTCTTTAAcccaaaagagaagaaaaaaatatcttgactcaaaacaaacttatttatttacaattCTTGTTTTTGCGGCCTTACGTTGTGTCTTTTTGGCAATATAAGGCTTTTACACAACTAACTGTGGTTACTTCTTCATACCCAGGCAGCTTATGAATGTGTTCTGTTATATCTGAACAGCCAGTATCAGTATGTAAAATAATGGCTTTGCTTTCCGCTGTCCTATTGGGTTTTCCTCTCCTCAGGCCTGCAGACCCCCATTCTGTATCTGAATAAGACGACATTGTACGAGGGTGATACCTTCATAGCCACCTGCAGTGCCTTGGATGAGAAAGGATCCCTCATATTCCGTTTTTTCCGGAGATTTAGAACCGAAGAGCCTCAGAAGATGAAGCAGGTAGCATCCAATGGGAACTCAACAGAGACCAAGCTGGTCCTGAGACAGGTTGGAGACTACTTCCTGTACTGCGACTACGAGATCAGTTTGGCTTCTGGGACAAGACGCTCCAACCAGAGCAATGAAGTTCAAGTGATAGTCAGAGGTGATTAGGAGAAATGTTAGGTCCACCAGAAAATATCACATTGCATGAGGAAGGATATGTGATTGACTCTCCTGACTTTTGTCTTGCAGGACTCCACATTTCCCCGGTCATGAATGTGCTGCCATCCCCACATGTCTACGAGGGTGACCTAATGGAGGTGGTCTGCAAAGTGGTGAATTCACTGAAAAATGTTGACGTTTTCCTGACGAGGGACAGGAGGATCCTCAAGAAGGCCGCGGTCAGCCTCAGTCATCGTTTCAGAGCACAAGAGGGCGACTCCGGGGAGCTTGTGTGTAAGGCAGAGTGGGGCAATCTGCAGAAAGAAACCTACCAAGTTATCACAGTCAAAGGCAAGTAACGGATATATTAAATTCCAATATGGCATTAAATACCCTCTtatcttataataataatacttagTATTTGTCATCTGACCCGAACAGAGCTGTTTTCAAAGCCTCGCCTGACTGTGGAGCCCGTGGACATATTTGAGGGAGAACGCTTCACACTGAACTGCTCTGTCTTGGTTTACGTACCTGAGAGGATCAGCAATGAATCCATGAAGTTCTCCATCTACAAAGACAGCGTCATGGTCACCCCTTCAGAGACATACATTACTGTGGCACATCCAAGTAAAAATGGCAACTACACCTGTAAAGCCCAGGCTGCGTCGCTCGCTCACAGCTTCGTCAAAGAGAGCCCCACGCTTGTTGTTAAAGCCAAAGGTAAGTTGGgattctgaaatgaaatgtctttcaGCAGGTCCATCACTTTGACTGAAACAACACACTCAATATTTACCGTATGGATTTGGAAATTCATGGTTCCCAGGTGATGAAGTTTTACTCGAGAGCCGCGGCAAGGTTTTTATTGAACTATCAGGATTATCTAGAAATATGGTTGTGACATAGATATTCCTCTAAGGATGAATTGTAATCACTTTGATGGTCGTGACTTTTCATCCACCGCTACCATCAGTCCTTTATTCCTCAGACCAACACCAAGTGCTTTTGTTATTTAAGCGACGTAGGTGCTTGGCAGTAAAATTGCAACCACCGTGTCAGTCTTTAACTAGCAAATGACACTTGTTGTGTGGAGCTTGGCAACGCTTCACGATGGTTGTACGATAGGGGCTGGCCCTTGGTTTTGATTAACTGTGTCTTATTGGCTGATTGTCTTTATCCCCCAGTTCTCGTCTCAAGACCCGTGCTGAGCGTGGTGGGGGCTACGCTTGTATTGGGCAAGCGCTTCCAGCTGCTCTGTCGCAGTGACGATGGCACTCTGCCCATCATTTACTCCCTACACGGCCCCGAAGGGCTAATTGGACGCAGGGCGGTGAGCAAACCAGGGGAGCAAGCCATCTTTAACTCCTCCGCCATCTTTAAGAGCACACAGCTAAACAACTTCATGTGCCACGCGAAAAACAGCCAACACAAGCCCCCCATGGTCGGAtcagtgctgcagctgctccattCAACCAACATCATAGGTGTGTAGCATGCAGGAGCAAAGGCAATCAGTTGAACTGATATAAAAAACCTTTTGCAAGACTCATAAAGATTTTACTCTCTGCAGAGcccgtgtcaaaaccagtgttaaCAATAGTCCCCAACATGGGGGACATCTCTGAGGGGCAGGACTTGACCCTCACCTGCTCTGTCCAGAGAGGAACTACTCCCATCAGCTTCACCTGGTATCACA from the Scophthalmus maximus strain ysfricsl-2021 chromosome 17, ASM2237912v1, whole genome shotgun sequence genome contains:
- the pecam1a gene encoding platelet endothelial cell adhesion molecule isoform X1; protein product: MNAMNEFIFLKLHLSLPTALPCPSDCPLLPLPRRPTAAVPQLYGGDPPSLRMDSRPPNPLLLGLLTSLLHFSRCAGGESSYIIDAVGLTILPSSTVPSGTPVTIQCQVRVSHDGIPHPTHTFQLTQDDIAIHTSTTTGDKIVYELNPARAADSGSYECQVTVKDKSKTSFSQKLDVTGLQTPILYLNKTTLYEGDTFIATCSALDEKGSLIFRFFRRFRTEEPQKMKQVASNGNSTETKLVLRQVGDYFLYCDYEISLASGTRRSNQSNEVQVIVRGLHISPVMNVLPSPHVYEGDLMEVVCKVVNSLKNVDVFLTRDRRILKKAAVSLSHRFRAQEGDSGELVCKAEWGNLQKETYQVITVKELFSKPRLTVEPVDIFEGERFTLNCSVLVYVPERISNESMKFSIYKDSVMVTPSETYITVAHPSKNGNYTCKAQAASLAHSFVKESPTLVVKAKVLVSRPVLSVVGATLVLGKRFQLLCRSDDGTLPIIYSLHGPEGLIGRRAVSKPGEQAIFNSSAIFKSTQLNNFMCHAKNSQHKPPMVGSVLQLLHSTNIIEPVSKPVLTIVPNMGDISEGQDLTLTCSVQRGTTPISFTWYHTETEGPIAAKNSKKLEASHFIRNVEGQHKGGYYCVCTNAANETKQSHTAVIKVRLAGWKKGLIAVFCILLVLALVLVVAFKTRLLHFKRKRTGELSVKSASTKVERLSLTQAEVNEAANVTPGIMGKSVWSEHVSGSESDDQNSETATEPQYTEVKTGQADPNRAPVKKGTDTVYSEVRNSKQGVPEQTDGQGSVEYAELNHDTDHRNDHGGQGDQADHNDHNDHNDQGDQGGDGNHGDDSVQHGEIDNSVDTHTADHGE
- the pecam1a gene encoding platelet endothelial cell adhesion molecule isoform X2, translating into MNAMNEFIFLKLHLSLPTALPCPSDCPLLPLPRRPTAAVPQLYGGDPPSLRMDSRPPNPLLLGLLTSLLHFSRCAGGESSYIIDAVGLTILPSSTVPSGTPVTIQCQVRVSHDGIPHPTHTFQLTQDDIAIHTSTTTGDKIVYELNPARAADSGSYECQVTVKDKSKTSFSQKLDVTGLQTPILYLNKTTLYEGDTFIATCSALDEKGSLIFRFFRRFRTEEPQKMKQVASNGNSTETKLVLRQVGDYFLYCDYEISLASGTRRSNQSNEVQVIVRGLHISPVMNVLPSPHVYEGDLMEVVCKVVNSLKNVDVFLTRDRRILKKAAVSLSHRFRAQEGDSGELVCKAEWGNLQKETYQVITVKELFSKPRLTVEPVDIFEGERFTLNCSVLVYVPERISNESMKFSIYKDSVMVTPSETYITVAHPSKNGNYTCKAQAASLAHSFVKESPTLVVKAKVLVSRPVLSVVGATLVLGKRFQLLCRSDDGTLPIIYSLHGPEGLIGRRAVSKPGEQAIFNSSAIFKSTQLNNFMCHAKNSQHKPPMVGSVLQLLHSTNIIEPVSKPVLTIVPNMGDISEGQDLTLTCSVQRGTTPISFTWYHTETEGPIAAKNSKKLEASHFIRNVEGQHKGGYYCVCTNAANETKQSHTAVIKVRLAGWKKGLIAVFCILLVLALVLVVAFKTRLLHFKRKRTGELSVKSASTKVERLSLTQAEVNEAANVTPGIMGKSVWSEHVSGSESDDQNSETATEPQYTEVKTGQADPNRAPVKKGTDTVYSEVRNSKQGVPEQTDGGSVEYAELNHDTDHRNDHGGQGDQADHNDHNDHNDQGDQGGDGNHGDDSVQHGEIDNSVDTHTADHGE
- the pecam1a gene encoding platelet endothelial cell adhesion molecule isoform X3, producing MNAMNEFIFLKLHLSLPTALPCPSDCPLLPLPRRPTAAVPQLYGGDPPSLRMDSRPPNPLLLGLLTSLLHFSRCAGGESSYIIDAVGLTILPSSTVPSGTPVTIQCQVRVSHDGIPHPTHTFQLTQDDIAIHTSTTTGDKIVYELNPARAADSGSYECQVTVKDKSKTSFSQKLDVTGLQTPILYLNKTTLYEGDTFIATCSALDEKGSLIFRFFRRFRTEEPQKMKQVASNGNSTETKLVLRQVGDYFLYCDYEISLASGTRRSNQSNEVQVIVRGLHISPVMNVLPSPHVYEGDLMEVVCKVVNSLKNVDVFLTRDRRILKKAAVSLSHRFRAQEGDSGELVCKAEWGNLQKETYQVITVKELFSKPRLTVEPVDIFEGERFTLNCSVLVYVPERISNESMKFSIYKDSVMVTPSETYITVAHPSKNGNYTCKAQAASLAHSFVKESPTLVVKAKVLVSRPVLSVVGATLVLGKRFQLLCRSDDGTLPIIYSLHGPEGLIGRRAVSKPGEQAIFNSSAIFKSTQLNNFMCHAKNSQHKPPMVGSVLQLLHSTNIIEPVSKPVLTIVPNMGDISEGQDLTLTCSVQRGTTPISFTWYHTETEGPIAAKNSKKLEASHFIRNVEGQHKGGYYCVCTNAANETKQSHTAVIKVRLAGWKKGLIAVFCILLVLALVLVVAFKTRLLHFKRKRTGELSVKSASTKVERLSLTQAEVNEAANESDDQNSETATEPQYTEVKTGQADPNRAPVKKGTDTVYSEVRNSKQGVPEQTDGQGSVEYAELNHDTDHRNDHGGQGDQADHNDHNDHNDQGDQGGDGNHGDDSVQHGEIDNSVDTHTADHGE